In Pempheris klunzingeri isolate RE-2024b chromosome 5, fPemKlu1.hap1, whole genome shotgun sequence, the DNA window AGCCTCTTGCTTTACATGCAGCAACAAACTGTCAGTTAAAATTAAGTGAAGCACATAATGATGCCCACACTGCATATGTGGCATGAAACTACTGCATAGTTTGGTACCATACTCCAGGATTCACCGGCCTTTGCGTCAAGATTTTAAGTCGTTCTTATTTTGGCAGTTTCGAATGGAGCAGGATCATGAATAgtaaataaagttcaccagcataacagaaattaaattaaatcatgtGTCTGCAAATCTGCCTGCTTGCTGCTGGTCGGTGAGACCTTAACAACTCGATTTAAGTACAGGAAACCTCATTTATAGTATGTACAATAAACAGCTGTTGCAAAGTGGGTCTGAGCAGCCGGATGACCCAGACAGACCCCGTCTGACATCTGCTTCTAATCCCTGGAGGAGATAAGTCTGCAGCGGCTGCAGGGTTTGCAactgctggctgctgcaggtcactGGGAGCGCCTCAGTCAGCGAGAGGCTGCCATAATTACTGTCAAACTAACTGCCCTTTTCAAGAAAAGCAATCCATGTGTTTAGGTAATTTTGTGCTCAATTAAGCTCAAGCagtcttccaaaaaaaaaaaaaaaagttgaggtAATAAGTAATGACTATGAACACACAGTGTACAAGCTGGGAAATCACCATCACCGCAATTCTCTTAGATTGAAGTTGTTTCTGGTGGTCTTTTCTCTGACCTCATCTTGAGTCATGTTCTTCTCTAAATATCTAAATGGTTTTTAAAGTTGCCAAAAGCAAGAAAATTGAGGAAAAATTTACAGAGCAGAGTGACATAATCCTCTGTATGCCCAAATATATTTCAGGTTTTCTCTGTTATGGACTGGAAAGAAGCTACAAAAGTGCCACGtgaaaagaaagtgaataagataaaagcagaaaactgtGTCCAAAACAAAGAGGACAGAGGGTGGACTAAAACGACATGAAGATATTCCTCATCTTCACCCCACGAAGATACTGACAAGAGGGAATTATTGGCCAGAGGAGTGTGGCTTGTAGCACATGATATACAGTATTGAAACATAAGCAGCTGCTACAGTGTGTGATAGAAAAACGCTGCTTAAATATAGAAAAAGAAGTTTGTTAATTGTGGAACTGGCCTGATTGAATTAAACTTTAATTCTTCTGTCAACGGCAGGCATTTTGCTGCACTGCATTAGAGATGAAATAGACATACCGCAGACATAAGGTTCACATTTAAGTGTTTAAAGGTGTGTTTTGGCCTCTTATTGGTGTTGCAGGAACAAGATGTCGTGGTCTGACAGCAGATGGCCCTCTTAAGttaaaatggctccatagcCAGTGACTACCATCATTAGAGCTGCCACTGGTCTGCAGCTCCGGTCTGCTGCAACGCGATGACTCACACATATGACTCATCGGACCTGAACTGTATACTTGCCACCAGAATAAATCACCCTTGCAGGCTTAGTCATGATACAGAGTCACTAATCAACATCAAATGCTGATACAGTCAGTGAAACTGTGTTCCAaggaaacgcacacacacacacactgagtgaccTCAACCAAATATGGTCAGTCCTCACTATGTCGGAGACAAATATTTAGACTTCCTCAAGTAGCGACACTTAACTCAGTTCTCTTTAAGTTCCAGCACTCAGCTTTGCATTTGAGGTATTAAGCTAATGCCTTCATGAAGAATTAGGGAACTATCTAACTTCTTTGGCACTGGCTGTAATGTGGTCGTTGCATCAGTAGtcaaaaaatgttgttgtttggaAAATTGCCACCAGATATTTCATGTGTTATACTGCTCACACATTCTTTGGTCACATACTGCTCCTCTCCAGCACACTGTGGTCTGATCTTTCCCAGTATTGATAAAACTTTTGTTTTGGAATCAGGACAAACTCCGACCAGTGTCCGACCAGCACTATTACCAAACAATTTCAGATATTTCCCAGAGTGCAAGACCGGagtatcagaatcagaatcagaatcagaattcctttaataatccccagggggaaattgctttttgttacacacagctccaaaagaataagaataaacttcaaacacaaaagtaaatcaggtgagtccagagttcagggtcctctcctctctggtgaaacagttcacgtactgggtgaagttgggcagtgcctttgccatggtaTGTTCAGgcaaagagtgagagaaaaggaagaaaggatAGTCAGGACTTGATATTTCCATTGATCAGCTGCTTCACTTCTATCATAAACCCAAACAAATTCTATCAAAAAAGTATGTTGTTACTCAGCTTTCAATGTGCTTCCACTTTTAACAGCATAATGTAAGGCACCACAAGTTAATCTGTACAGCACGTTCCACATGTTAGTGCTTTACGTAATGCATTAAAACATTACTCAGCATACAAGTGAAGAGTTTCAAATATAAACTAAAGGGATATAATCAATACTGAAGAAACTAAGAGATGAATAGATTGCTCGGGACGAAAGTGGACAATGATGTTAGAAGTTCAGTAAAAGTcagagaagaagatgaggaaTGTAATTAGAGTGAGTAGAATAAACTGAGGAAAACATTCACTCCTAAAGTTCTATCTGTGCTGCCTGAAGAATTGAAAGTATAAGAGTCTTAAGTTGCATGTGCAGCACCACTGAGATTTACTGATGTGTTTGCCATTTTAATAATCATAACAAATCATGCAACTAAACTCCATTCTTCTGCTCCTTAACGGCTCTCTGGGGAGGAAAATCTCACTACTCTGGAAGGTGCAGTGGAAGCTAAAATACTGGCATCGTGACTCTCCCATTTAAAAACTAGAGTCAGTGGCTGCATTCTTCAGTAGTGAGTGTCTTTTGGTTCAAAACATCTCTCTGACAAAAGGGGTGCCTGCTGGGATCCCACAAGGCGTCCAGCAGCATTGAATAGTTGACCTTATATGGTcaaaagcagcagtgatggcTTAAGGTGGACATGAGCGTTGTTTGACACTGAGGCCAGGCAAAGGATGCAGATGttaaagagagaagagcagcGTATAGTCACCAGCCAGAAAACTggaaaggcaaaaagaaaactcaTCAAATCATCTGAACTCTGATAAGATCGCTTTGAGAGACTTTAAATACTGCATTTTTCCCCCCAAACTAGGGTGATATTGTCAGATATCCTTTTGAAATGTTCACTTTCTCAGCTGTATTGGCGTGCCCTGAGGGAGCTCGGCATTTCCTCTCAGTTGTTCACAGCAGTCAAAACAAACTGTGATAGCGTTGGTAATCTCCCTCATGTGCTCTGCTTGCAGATGACCCTTGGGCACGAGTTTGGTGCTGGAGCGTCCTGCTTGAAATGCAAGGACAAGTGCGAAGGATTCGAGCTGCATTTCTGGAGGTTTGTACAGCTTCTgtcaagcagcacagaaacaagTTTGACACTGACAAGTCAGTCTCGGTCCCTTGATTTCCTGTGTCTAGACTGCAGACATTTGGTTAATTAAAGTAAATGAGCAGCAAGGGGGCCTGTTGAGCAAAGCACTGAACTCTCAGGTGCACAAAACTGGATTTGTTGGGTGGCTGCCAGGTATGTTAATGTAGGATTATGAAGCAGGACTTCATGCTTATTCAGCACATTTTTCCTGGTGTACAAGAGAAGCACATTTAACTTCCAGTCATTGGCCATCATGGTCAATAACATCACTTTCCTCTGGTTAATTAGAAAGACTCAGATAGCAGTAGGAGTCTTGGCCTAAGAGGAGCATGCTGTTCGTGAGTACAGCCACTCTGCATGTTTGTCTTTGAGCACAGTCCACGTCCAGTCATCGCTGTTAGCAAAAACGGCTGattttagatgtgtgtgtttgtgcatgtgggAGTGCGGGTGGGGGCTTCAGGGGTACTTCTGGTCctgtttcaacaaaaaaaaacagtgtttccaaatgaaaacacgccacgccacgccacgccacgccacgccacgccactGCAAAGATGCTCACAGGAGttactgtgttgttttaaaataatgtggGGCAGTGTGCAGGCAGCCTGACTCCCCAGGGTTTCTCTGTCTTGCTTCCCCTGTTTGTCACAATATGAGCATTTATTTGAACCAGTTACTCATGAAACACTGTTCTGTCTGGACAATCATCCACACTTGACTAGTTTTCCTGAAGACAGCACCAGATGCCCCGATGCCCACTGCAGCACCAGCACAAAGGCCCACCATGGGTCTGTGGTGGTGGTTTTAATGTGTCTGACCTTCAGCCAGGAATGTTGTGCTGTTACAAGCAGACATTGGCCTTACTCGCAGTCCCATGTTGGATCTGTGGGGATCTACAGTATGCTGTAAATTACGTGCATATATTGGCACATTTAAGGGTTTTCCACCAAGTTCAAGGCTTCCTCAACTCAAAAATTACTCTTTGATCTTCTCCAACAGTCCTCTGACACATATGTACAGAACAGTGTGTAAAATACGTGTAACAAAAGATAATTAGAATTTAAGATATAAAATAGTGCAGCAGCTAAAATATAGGAATATTACATAaagatttaattgtttttggTGGTGACAGGTGAGTAATTGTGTAAGTTTAAGTACAGGAAAGTGACAGAATTATGTATATACATTTATGTATATGAGAACAAGTTGAGACGTAATGCACATTCCTACCAACAGAGCTTACAGAGTTATGCAAATACATAACTTTTGTTTCTGTACAAGGAAACTCCACAGGGCTCCTTTAACATCACCAGAATGAAAGGATTTCTAGTTTAAGAATTAGTCTTTCTGGCTCAAAATGTCTGTTGTATCCTCTCTCTACTTCCATTTTGTTCCACAAGCACGTagtcaagtgttttttcctcactgcacAGTTTACAAAACTTTTCCTGAATATAAACGCTGTCAGTTTGTTCTCACCTATACAAATCAAACTGGGATTACACTTGCTTAACACTGCTGAGATAAATTTGTGGAGCATGCTGCATGAAGTATGAAGGTCATGCTGAAGCATGCCTAGCAGTCATAAATTATATCATAGTTACTCTACAAATATGAAGCAAGTTGTGTTGAGGCATGTGAGGCAAGGTCCAGATGTTTGGTACTGCAGCAGATTGTAATTGTTGTACTAAGAAAAAGtccaaaagaaaatgtctgtttAAGAAGAAAAGATTAGAGGCTTATTCAAGGCATTTCCAAAGCAACACattatacactgtatatatgtaAGATGTTAAATACAATTACACAAAGCGAGatctttccctctctcacactgaaaatgttttcctctccttctcctctgcaggaaaATCTGCAGAAACTGCAAATGTGGCCTGACGGAGCACAATGTGCAGATGAACTCGGAGGAGAACAAGAAGGTTGGCAAGCTGTTCGAGGACACCAAGTACACCGGCCTCATCGCCAAGCTGAAGAAGGATGGCATTCCCAGCTACAAGGGCAGCATGGTGACCATCACTCTGCCCAGCCCCGCCACTGCTTACACTTTACCGCCAAGTGCCTCTTCCACTGTGGTGCCCCCCTCTGCCACCGCTGGTTCTGTACAGCCTGCCGGAGCCGCTGCAGGCACAGCACCCAGCGGcgctcaggctcaggctcaggctcaggctcaggctcaggctcaggctcaggcccaggctcaggctcaggctcaggctcaggctcaggctcaggctcagggccagggccagggccagggccagggccagcATGCACCAGCCAGCGTCACACCTGTCAAGGCTGACAAAGTGCCGGTTGCTGTCAGCGCCACAGTCCCCAAAGATGTGCCAACAAAGTCCGTCACCTATGAGTGGGCACCACCAGTGGCCAATAAGTATCTGGTAAGAGTTCAGTGTCTGAGTCATTTTTCGATAatgaatttattatttaagttatttatcaagcaaaaatgacaaaaattgtTCACAAGGAAAGACTGAGACTGTTGATGGTAACTAGCTTACCACTGGAAATTAATatcataaatacattaaattgcTATCCATGAAACAACAAGGTCCGTTTCGAACACTTCTGGGAAACTGGGAAAGTTCCTCATGAAGACCAGTGAATTTAGTTCATATGTATAAATAAGATATAAGAATAAATGTTAATCCATATGTATAAATAAGATATAAGAATGAATGATGATTAAGAAGTGGATAAACAACTCCTACCATTTTATTCATCCTGTTAAAGTTCTGATAGTAAACCCAGACAGGCTTGGACTTTCTTCTGCTACTTTAATACTCCGGTAGTGAgccatgtgtctgtctgtttagtCTAGTATTGTATCTGTAGGACCCTTGTGTTGCATGACTTTCTCATCAGCAACCTCagttttttcaatattttgccTCTACACTCTTTCTGATTGGTTCTTAACTTCCATCCGTGCGCTCTTTTCACCTCCGTCCTTCACACAGTCTTTCTTTATCCCATCTGAGCCGGTGAATTCTTTCATCAGGTTTCCCCTCTGACTTCCAGGCGGTGCGTTACATTGAGCTGCTCCCTCCAGAGAAGCGTCCAGTGACCGGTACAGAGGGAGCTGCTTACCGTCGGCAGCAGATGGCCCTTCAGCTGCCCGAGCACGACCAGGACCCGTCCAGGTGCCACGAGCTGAGCCCTGCCGAGGTCAAACAAATGAAGCAGTACGTCCGCAAGTACAAGGATGAGGCCCTGGGGATCGGCGATATTATGCTGCCTGAAGAGATGGCTCTGGTTCAGGCAGAGGGGCAGGGTGCAGTTGATGTTGGGGCTGGAGGTGCACCTGGTGCTGGAGGGGCAGGGCTCAGAACTGGGACTGGCGTTGGAGCTGATGGTGCCCCtggtggtggagctggaggGGCTGGGTTTAGACCAGGAGTTGGTAGTGCCGGGGTTGGAGCTGGTTCTGGGCCATCGGCTGCAGGCCCCTGTGTTGTGCCTATGGCTGGGACTGGAGTTGTAGCTGGCTTTGGATCTGGACCAGGAGCAGAGGGTAGTGGAGCTCCAGTTGGAgttggagctggagctggtggtgctggagcACTTCCAGGGCCTGGGACTGGACCATCTGCTGGATATGGGCCAGCTGGAGGAGCCATGGgtactgctgccactgctggAGCCATGGGCGTCCCTGGAGCTCACCAAGCTGTACTACCACAACGGACCTTTGTAAGGAGCTTGAATTTATTTATCAATCTGTCTGTCACTTTCCTGTACTTCATTTCACCTATTCCACTGTAATTTTGATAACTTAATAGTTAGTCCAAGGGCAGTTAATAGATCGAAGGGTCTTTTGCAGAAGTGTAACAATTGCACCTTGGTAACGGTTACACATGGTGGAATAGCCCCAGCAGCACTTTCCTGTTTGcctcttcactgtcactgtcactcctGCCCTCAGGGACTTTATAGCTATAGTGTActctaaaatgaaaatagataaatgaaataaatcaatgcaATAGTGCTTGATATTGCGGGCTATAGGCAACATCAGGGTACAGCTAATACAGTTTGTTACCACTTAGCTTTGGCAACAATTTGCATCACTTTTTGAGTTCCTGTTCTTGCATTAGGTTACAGAGTATTGCTGCAACAGGATGATGCTCCTAGCTCTCAAACATTGTGGCTTGTGAAGCCTGAATATTATGCAATGTCTATTTGCAAACCCATCATCACAGACTGTATTTATCTACCAGGAATGTTTATCCCAATCTTTCCCAGAGATTGTTTCATCTTAATGACTTTATAAGTCAACTTTCTTGTACCATCAATAACCTCACGAACCATCAGACTTATCTGGTGTCCCCCTTCGGGACATCCCCACCTCCAGGCTGGGAATcacagttttaaagttttaactAGCTGTCATTACAGCAGTTAATCATGTCCATACTTTAGGTTGGATTTCTATACATGTGAGTGTTTGTACAAACTGATGATCAAGTTAGAGCACTTTAGTGGatttacactgtttttttcccacagtgCATTCCTGTTAGTGTTTATTACAAAAGAGTGTTACTCTTAGACAGGACACTAGGTGGAGCCATGAGATCAACTGTGACTTGGCCTTCCACATTCAGGATGATGGATAGTGATTTAATTGTAATGCACAGTGGGTCATGAGTCACAGCTGGAGTGTTTTCTAAGATCTCATCATCATGTGCAGCCGGTTAATTCTCGGCGCATGGAGTCTTGTGATTTATTCCTGCCTTCAGTTCTACTGTGACTCATGTAGAAAGATGGATTTTGTTACTGAAACgaggagcagcagtggtttCGCAAAAGTTAGTGTTGTAGTGAAGACACAAACCAGCATAGACCTCTATtgctttctgtttattttcttctccaTGTTGCTGTCTTCTTTATATTCTTTTACAAATTCCTCGTCTTTTTCGTGGTCTTATGATTTTCTCATatattctctttctctctactgttttcctccctcttgAGTCCTCACAGTATCCATGCACTCCACTCCTCTGCACCATGCCAAAAAACACACTCTTCTCTCCAAGCAGGGAGTGTTTTATCAACTTTGTGCTTACTTATCTCTACCTTCACCTTACTTCTGGAATTCAGAAGCAAAATGTCTCATTCTCTGCCACTCTGGGAGTACTATGCACTCAAAGGTGCCTTTTTCTCAGATCAAAGAGGTCTACTTGACTTTGAAATTGACTTTGAAATGAAGGATATTGGCCTTTGTGTGAAAGTGCTGGAGGTTCATAATAATTCTCTGTTATCACCAAAGGGGATGAAAGAAGTCTTTTGGGGACAGGATGCAACAAACTGTTCTAGCACACTATTATTTCATACATGGGTAAATACCCATATATTAGCACAATACATGCATTGTCTGCTATAGTcatgaaaactgaataaaaatgtagCCAAAGAAGAGAACAAACGAACGCTTTGTTGATTAAATAATTAGGTGACGTACATTAAATAATGAAGTAATGAATAATTCCAACCATTCACTTTCCaccttctcaaatgtgagaatttggcCAAACAAAACAAGCGTATTGAAGACATCATCTTGCACTCTAGGAACTTGTCATGggatgttttaacatttttctgcatttagattaaaaaaatgaaataatccTTACTTGCAGCTGTATTATAAACCAAACGAAACTGAAGTGATTCAACATAAGCGCTCATTAATGGGAACCAGGGAATATTATTTCACCTGTTGAAGTGACGTGTGGGTGAATGACAAACAAGTATCCACCACCATACCAACCgtattttcttctctccttccaAGTCATGCAGTCACTGCCAGCAGCCGATGCGTCTGGGCGAGCCTGCTGTCTATGCCGAGCGGGCCGGCTATGACCAGATGTGGCACCCAGCATGCTTCGTGTGTTGTACCTGCGAGGAGCTCCTGGTGGACATGATCTACTTCTGGAAGAAAGGCAAGCTGTACTGCGGACGCCACTATGGAGACAGCGAGAAGCCACGCTGCGGAGGCTGTGATGAGGTGACACAGGATATGATCATTTTAATTGTTCGAAAACTGGTTCGGAAGTTCGTAGTAGTTTTGTTTAACATaattattgtgtgattttggagGCAACATTTTAATTGTACATGCATCACTTTCACTGTAGTTTTTGAGGTTGGTGGAACTAATCAGTCTACATTTTGATGTGTGTCTGGCCACAGCTGATCTTCAGTAATGAGTACACTCAGGCTGAGGGCCAGAACTGGCATCTGAAGCACTTCTGCTGTTTTGACTGTGACTGCATCCTGGCTGGAGAAACGTATGTCATGGAGAATGACAAGCCTGTCTGCAAGCCGTGCTACATGAAGAACTACGCTGTGGTAAGATGGGCTTTCTTTTCTCTGGGTTTCTGcttgtttaaattgttttaACTTTGTTGTAAGCTGTCACACAAACCACAACTCAGGTTCCTCAGTGCTTATATTTTGAGCTTGAGTCAAACTCCTAAAGACAGTCCAAGAAATGTTCTTCAAAATAAATCCTGGCGTCATATGTAGGATCTTAATGTTCCTCCAATATCCTAATGACAATCtacaagaaaatataaaaatatacgtTAATGTAGATTATTATTGTCGTCCAGTTAAGACTCTTCACAAGAATCATTATTATTTGGCGCAATGCAGTTCTGCACAACAGACATTGTTGTAAAACTGATGTTAGAAAATGATTGTAAATGAAAAACTGGCCGCCCAGAGTCAAGAATGTGAAACACTCGGCATGTGTTTACATGGCATACACACCATAATCTCCTGCAAAGCCATTGGTTTTATGTAACTTCATACTTGCCTTGACTTCTGAATCTATCAATGTAAACATTGAGGAGCGTGTGCTTCCTTCAAGTACAATTTCAATTTAAAAGTGTCTACAAGTGTCAGTGAAGCTTATTAAAGCCAAAAACACTATtagttttaaaggaaaatagCTTCCAAAACACTCTTTTCTCAGAAAGTTACCGTATTTGATATATATGACTTAAGACACTGAGGCGTATTGCTGCTTTCCTTATGTGTGCTTACTTGTCACGTTCGTAGCAGCAGTGGGGCTGCAATGAAGTTTAAcaggttttttccattttaacaaACTACAGAGAAAGGAGataaagtgagaaaaacatgaatgaacGATTTAAATAAcaagattaaaatgaatgttggaaaaaaaacagattcgAAATATCTAAGTAAAAAATCAACTATGTGACCTGTCAACATTATTTCCATCATCCCAGAAATGCTCAGCCTGCCAGAATGCGGTCGAGCCCGAGGACCAGAGGGTTTCCTACGGCGAGTACCACTGGCACGCCGAGCCGCAGTGTTTCAAGTGCGCCGGCTGCTCCAAGTGTCTGATCGGCCAGCGCTTCATGGCAGTGCAGAGCTTCCTCTTGTGCTCCGTGGAGTGCAAGAAGAAAATCATGGCTTAGAGGGCCAAAATgactccctccatcctctccacaACCACTTGTGAAACCAGGACAGATTGAGCTTAGCCGAGAACCAGAGCAGGGAAAACAACCAGTGGTGCAGCTGGGTGATCGACTGTGGTtgtgttggtaaaaaaaaaagagtgcctGATGCCATTTCTACATTAGAGTACCTCCTGTAGAGATGTACAATAACAGTGGGTGCtcttttttgttgtcttctgCCTTAATTCAGTCGTCTTCTTTCAACAAGTAGTTTTTCTCCTGTTGCTTTTCTTGCACTGTCTTTTCTTACTGATGAGATTAATTTTGTATTGGTTGGAGGTGGCAAACCAGTTTTTTTTAGCCTTAAACCTGTGTCTGTTTAATGGTATTGGCGCTGTAGTAAAGAACCTACTGTTAGTTTGAGGTAACATCTTTTACTGCTTCCTTCATACAAACAAACTACTGATTCTAACTGTCCTCTATGCAGCAATGAAACAAGCAATATTAGCTGGATTTGGGGTTCATTTGCT includes these proteins:
- the tes gene encoding testin — translated: MEIEKEVKKMTLGHEFGAGASCLKCKDKCEGFELHFWRKICRNCKCGLTEHNVQMNSEENKKVGKLFEDTKYTGLIAKLKKDGIPSYKGSMVTITLPSPATAYTLPPSASSTVVPPSATAGSVQPAGAAAGTAPSGAQAQAQAQAQAQAQAQAQAQAQAQAQAQAQAQGQGQGQGQGQHAPASVTPVKADKVPVAVSATVPKDVPTKSVTYEWAPPVANKYLAVRYIELLPPEKRPVTGTEGAAYRRQQMALQLPEHDQDPSRCHELSPAEVKQMKQYVRKYKDEALGIGDIMLPEEMALVQAEGQGAVDVGAGGAPGAGGAGLRTGTGVGADGAPGGGAGGAGFRPGVGSAGVGAGSGPSAAGPCVVPMAGTGVVAGFGSGPGAEGSGAPVGVGAGAGGAGALPGPGTGPSAGYGPAGGAMGTAATAGAMGVPGAHQAVLPQRTFSCSHCQQPMRLGEPAVYAERAGYDQMWHPACFVCCTCEELLVDMIYFWKKGKLYCGRHYGDSEKPRCGGCDELIFSNEYTQAEGQNWHLKHFCCFDCDCILAGETYVMENDKPVCKPCYMKNYAVKCSACQNAVEPEDQRVSYGEYHWHAEPQCFKCAGCSKCLIGQRFMAVQSFLLCSVECKKKIMA